The DNA segment GGCCTCCCAGCCAGCACTGCCCAGGACCATGGAAGCTTGGCTGTGCCCTCAGAGGTCACACGCCCAGAATCACCTCTTTTGACCCAGCCCACCTAATTCCCCAGCTCAGTGGCGCCCAGATGGTAAATCTCTCCCCATCGCTACTGTCCCAGGGTCACCAAGAAGAAGAAAACCGGCAAGAAGAAGAAGACCAGATCGGATGAGGAAGCTAGTCCGCTTCACCCCTCCTCCAGCCAGGACAGCTGTGCCAGGCGGGGCGATGGTGACAGCCTCGTCAGCAGCCCAGGCCTTGGGCGGGCCTCACCGGACGCTACCTTCACTTCcccccaggaggagggagaggggcccaGCGGCACAGCCGAGAGCGGCGAGCTCCCGGAGCCGGGCCAGATGGGTCTGCTCATCCCCGAAATGAAGGACACCTCCATGGAGCGCTTGGGGCAGCCCCTGAGTAAGGTCATTGACCAGCTCAACGGGCAGCTGGACCCCAGCGCCTGGCGCTCCCATGTCCAGTCCCCAGACCAGTCCTTTCGGACCGGCTCTCCCGGGGATGCCCCGGAGAAGCCGCCATTTTGCGACTTTAGTGAGGGGCTTCCAGCCCCAATGGACTTCTACCGCTTTACCGTCGAGAGTCCAAGCGCTCTTACATCAAGTGGCAGCAACCATGACCCTGCAGGGCCTGGCCAACCGCTGCATGTTCCTGGTGGCCCTGCGACTGCTGGccaagaagagggaggaggaagaagagagggacagGCACCTGGGCCCCTAGAGGACACCCCGGGGGAGGCCCGGGAGCCAGAGACCCGGAGACTGGAGACGCAGTTGCCCCCTGCGGGTGACGGACCTGTGCCCGAAGCAGAGCCCGGGACCCACGAGGCTCTCTGCCAGCTCAAGCGAGACCAGCCCAGCCCGTGTCTGAGCAGCGCTGAGGACTCGGGGGTGGATGAGGGGCAGGGGAGCCCTTCTGAGATGACCCACTCGGCAGAGTTCAGGTGAGCAAGGCTCTCGGTGCGGCTGCCGTGAGACGCCCCCGGCCTGCAAAGCAGGAGACAGTGGGCGTCGTCCTCCCAATGAACCAAGCAGAACCTCCGGAGGAACtagcctgggctgggggctgcgACGGGGCACACGTCTCCCCTCCCTCGCTCTGGCTCTTGGTCAGGAGCAGAGCCGCGACAACGGTGCCGCCGCGTGcctgtgtcccctcccacccccctcctggCCTTCACCCTCCCCACGCTTGTCCCTCTCACAGGGTAGACAACAATCACTTACTCCTGCTGATGATCCACGTGTTTCGAGAAAACGAAGAGCAGCTCTTCAAAGTAAGTCCCAGGAGCTCAGGGGCCAGGGGCAAAAGCGCGCTGGCCCGGGCCGGGGGCAGGAGCCGGGGTGCCTGACCGTCCCCTGTCTCGGCCCCTCAGATGATCCGGATGAGCACCGGGCACATGGAGGGCACCCTGCAGCTGCTGTACGTGCTGCTCACAGACTGCTATGTCTACCTGCTCCGGAAAGGTGCCCGCCACCCCCGGGCTAGGCCAGGGCAGCTGCTGAGAGCGGGTCGAGGACGACACtgaccaccctccctccctctgtgccccccgcccctggccctCGGCTGCCTGGCGTGTGGTGGCAAAAACACTCCACTCCGCCCCAAGACGAGCCCGGGGGCCTGCCCGCCACGAGGACCCCGTATCACTGTCCTACTCTGTCATCTCAGGTCGCAGGACAAGGACGGGTCCTCGCTGAGAGAGGGGCCAGTCTTAGaaaagggggcagggggagggaaaagaggcCACTGAGAGTTACAGGCATTGGGGTCTCCTCTCTCAGGGGCCGCAGAGAAGCCATACCTGGTGGAAGAGGCTGTTTCTTACAATGAACTTGACTATGTGTCGGTGAGTGCGGGATCTGCAGTTGGCATAGGCCAACTGCATAGGACGGGGCTCCTCTGGCTACCCACCTCGGGAGCTCAGAGCGAGGCACGTCCCTGCCTCGACCCCTCCGCCCCCAGGGCTGGGCGTCAGCTCCTCTCCCGGGGGCTTCACCACATGATGCTGGGGATGAGAACCGAGTCTGAGGACGCCTCTTTGTCCACCGCATTTCTgaccatccctcccctccctgactcacgccATGGGTCCCAGGCCTCTGGGGCTTTACCTTGTGGCGATGCCAGggtctgcctcctccctccccagccggCCCTCTGTCTGGCCGTGGCTGCCTCTTCCGCCAGGCAGCAGCCAAGCCCCTTGTGCATATGAAGGTATCGTTTCTGGCAGGTGGGCCTCGACCAGCAGACGGTGAAGCTGGTGTGCACCAACCGCAGGAAGCAGTTTCTGCTGGACACGGCTGACGTGGCCCTGGCTGAGTGAGTgacgctccccacccccaccccccggccaaTCCCCCACCGCCCCGTTCCTGTAGGACTGGAGGTCCTGGCCTGGTCTCCCCACccttggggcaggagggggagaagTGGGACACAAACCAGTGCGGAGCAGATGTGTTCCCTCCGGCACCTGCAGGAAAAGGTACACACACTGACTGGCTCCGTATTCAGTTCAGGTGACCTCAGACCCTGCGTGGCCTGCGGAGAGGAAGGGGGCTGGTGTGAGTCACCCGCCAGGAAGGACACCCGAGCCCCACTGCTGGCCCTTGTGCTTTCATACAGAAAGTACACATGATAAGATCGGATAGTGACGGGCACCCGGGTCCCACCCATTCTGCGGCATCCCCTCACCTGGTCCTGCCTCACCGTCAGACCCCAGGCACCTTGGCCACGGGGAACGGTTAGGCCTCTTCCAGGTCACAGCTGATGGCAACCGACCATCATCGCCCCACCTGCTGCCCTGAGCTCTGCTTCCGGCCGGGTCCCTCCCCAAAGTTCCTGGGACCCCTCCAGGCCAGGATCCCGTCCAGTTGAAGGGTGGAGGTCCCCCAGGCCTCTGACAGCAAACCCCACTCCCTTGTATAGGTTCTTCTTGGCTTCTTTGAAGTCCGCCATGATCAAAGGCTGCCGGGAGCCACCTTACCCCAGCATCCTGACTGATGCCACCATGGAGAAGCTGGCACTGGCCAAGTTCGTGGCCCAGGAATCTAAGTGTGAGGTAGAGCCGGGAGTGCAGGGGAGGTATTGTGGTGTTAGGGGCCAGGCGACGCAAAAGGACGTCTTTAGGACCTCTCCATCACCCACCTGGGAGGGGCTCTCCTACCCTCGggtcctgtcccccaccccacttgGGGCACGGCCTTGCTTTCTCAGCGGCCATTCCTGGTGCTGGGCTGCTGGTGAGCCCGACCCAGACCTCACCGCTCTgtctgctgccccctcccccccgccccaggccaccGCTGTCACCGTGCGCTTCTACGGGCTTGTGCACTGGGAGGACCCCCTGGATGAGTCCCTGGGTCCAGTGCCCTGCCACTGCTCACCCCCTGAGGGCGCCATCACCAAAGAAGGCATGCTGCATTACAAGGCAGGCACCTCCTACTTGGGCAAAGAGCACTGGAAGACTTGCTTCGTGGTCCTCAGGTGGGGGCTCCCACAGCTCTGGCCCCGGGCTCGACCTGGGGCTTGTTGGGCCCTCAGCAGGGGTCTCCCTTGGACCGGCCACCCGGGAGAGAAGCCCACGGGGGCATCTTTCCACCCCCACAAGGGTTTTGGAGCAGACCCCTTCCGGGCTGCGAGAGCTTCTGTGTAAAGCGGCCGTCTCTGGGGCCCGAGGATCCTGGGGCGCATCAGGTGGGGGTCCGGGCAGGGCTGCTGCCAAGGTTTTCGCCATCCCCAGGTCTGCTGAGGGGACAGCACGCCCTCCCGAGCCTCTGCAGTTGTCTCTTCACCTTCCCTTCCACAGAGGGCAGGCCCCTTGGCCTCTGGGGCTTAAGGCCCCAGTTGCAGGCCCCCCCGGGATCGGGGCCCCACCTGGCCTTCGGTTCTTGGGACGGGCCTCACCCCTGCCATGTTGTGCCCCTGCAGCAACGGGATCCTCTACCAGTATCCCGACCGCACAGATGTCACCCCTCTGCTCTCTGTGAACATGGGGTGAGTGTCCTAGCGATGGGAGGCTGGGCAGGCGTGAGGCCTGGCGGTGCTGCCCGCAGGTGGCAGCTCTGGCCGAGCCTGGGACCCGGGGCTCCTGTTCTCCCTGGCTCGAGCTGACACCCCACCCCCTGTGTCAATCAGTTCGGCCTGCCCCCACTCAGCCCCACCCCATCCAGCAGCCCTGACCACTGCCCTGGGGTCTGCTGAGCCCTGAGGCTGTAGGACCCCAAGCACGGGGAGGCTGGGCATCGTCCTGTCAGGGGAGCAAGAGGACCTCCCTGCTAGGAGGGTCTGTCCGGGCAGGGGAGGCGGTCCCTCTCCCAGGAAGCTCCTGACCTGATGGAAGATGGACGCACAGGTGCTTGGAGAAAACCTGGGGCCCACAGAGGCAACGGGAATGAATGTGCCCTGATGCCAAGAGGGCCAGAGCTAAGAGCGGATTCTCACCCCTTGCCTGGCCAGGTTGAGATATCTAGAAGGATCTTGGCAATTCTGGCAGTTTCCCTTGCAGAAGTTGTCACTCGGAAAGGGCCGGGCCCGCCTGGCAGCTTTAAGTCTCTCCTGAGAGCCGAAGGGGTCCATAGCACCTTCCGGTGGCCTCCAGCCCCCGGGACCGCGGGTGCAGGCGCACCCGTGTCCGAcaccacccctgcctccttgctCCCCTTTCACCCCTCCTCCTCTGGCCCAGGGGGGAGCAGTGCGGTGGCTGTCGGAGAGCCAACACCACGGATCGGCCCCACGCCTTCCAGGTCATCCTCGCCGACCGGCCCTGCCTGGAGCTGAGCGCGGACAGCGAGGCCGAGATGGCCGGCTGGATGCAGCAGCTCTGCCAGGCCGTGTCCAAAGGGGTGAGCGCCTCCGGCCTGCGCCGCTCGTCTGGCCTCCCGACCCCGTCCAGCCCCCTCCGGTGTCCCTTCCCCAGACCCACACGCACTCACAGAGAGGCCCATGAGGACGAAGACGGGGACCTCCAGGGGACAGCCCAGGAGCGGGTCCTCGGGCTCAGGGCCGCCTGTGGGCCGGACACTCCCACTGtcacccctgtccccacctccactTCCGACTTGGGTGGAGCCCGCCTGACCTCTGGCGCAGGGGGAGCCCAAGGGCTGGCTGGGCCCCTGGAGGGGGCAGGTCTGGTGCCACCGACCCCCGGAGAGCTCCAGCTTGCCTCTCCCCTCTGCCGATGCCCTTCAGGTCATCCCCCAGGGGGTGACCCCCAGCCCCTGCATCCCCTGCTGCCTGGTGATTACCGATGACCGCCTCTTCACCTGCCACGAGGACTGCCAGACCAGCTTCTTCCGCTCCCTGGGCACAGCCAGGCTGGCCGACATCAGTGCCGTCTCCACGGAACCCGGCAAGGAGTACTGTGTCCTGGTGAGCTGGGCCCGGGGGCAGTGGAGGCAGGCCCTGCGGAAGGAGGGCCGCTTCTGCTCACCTGGGGACCCGCCCTCCCCAGGAGTTTTCCCAGGACAGCCAGCAGGCTCTGCCCCCCTGGGTCATCTACTTGAGCTGCACATCTGAACTGGACCGATTCCTGTCTGCGCTGAGCTCCGGGTGGAAAACCATCTACCAGGTACCGAGCCACCCGGGGCCCCGAGGAGTGGAGCCGCTGCCCCGGGGAGAGGAGTCCTTCCTGTGTGGcacagaggcaggaggcaggggcccGGGGACGGCGCTGTACCAGCAGCTCTGGGACAGCCCGGAACATTTAGGACCAAAAGGGCAAGACTCCGCCCTCCAGCGCATCTGAGGCCACAGCCAGAAGCAGAACCTGGGACACGCTGCCCCTTCTTGGTCCCGTGGTGCCGAAGGTCTCCAGGGCTCCCGTGGAGCCCCAGGAGAGCAGGGTCCTGGGCCGAAGCCCTCACagaccccctctctgcccccgcACAGGTGGACCTCCCCCACAAGGCCACCCAGGAAGCCTCCAGCAAGAAGTTCGAGGATGCCCTGAGCCTCATCCACAGCGCCTGGCAGCGGAGCGACAGCCTGTGCCGGGGCAGAGCCTCCCGGGACCCCTGGTGCTGAGGCGGAGCTGgccggccccccccacccccaccccccgcgggCCAAGAAAGGCGAGCGGAGCAGCACACGCAGTTGGCCCGCTGGGGCATCATGCCGCTTGGGGCCTGGCTTCCACCCCTGTTCCACAGCCCACTCCCACCCTGGGGGACAGAACCACCGACCGGGGCCTGAGACGGGGTCTCTCCCCTCCCAGGGATCCAGAATGGGTGCTCCGCACACCCCTGGGCATCCTGCCTGGCCAGTGGTGCCCGGAGAGTGCTGCTGGGGCGGAGGGTCTGAGCCCTATGGGCTCTGTGTACGTGGCACATCCAGATGTATCTGCGTCTCTTCAGGACGGCAGTGAGAATAGTATCAGCTTTGAGGGGAGCCGAAGGACCGAGAAGGCAGcagtcccctcttcctctcccgaGTGAGAGGTCTGGGCAGAAACCCGGCCATCCTTGTTCATTTTTGAACGTTCAGCCGGCTGTGCAGGGAGGCCGGGCACTAAGGTCTCGGTGCATGTTTCCTCCTCGCTATCTCTGGCCCCCGGCACACTGCTGCCTGCCTCGCCAGGGCCCACAgccgggggcaggggcaggggccgggCTGGCCCTCCCTGGCTGCCCAGCGGCCCCGCATGTCCACGGCCCCCTGCCCCTGTCTCTCCCCAAACTGCAGCGGCCGGAGGACCCAGGAGGACCCAGGAGGCAGGCTGTTTCCATTTGCAGGGagcaaaggggagggaggagggctcaGAGAGGAATGGAGCCCACCAGCCTGGCATCCCCGTGGGTGCCTCCTGACCATCCCCTGCTTGGCTGGAGCCGGGCCCTTCCGGAGAGTTTTATCAAGGGCCCGCCGGGGGAAGGGGTCAGAtggtctgggttttgtttgttgtttcttttcttttttttttttttttaaataaaatagacacgTTATATTGCCAAGACTTGTCACTGGCCCTTTATGACCAGGATGGAGGAGGGGCATCTCCAGCCCCCCTCTGAAGCCCCTTGgccattcattcttcattcattccataattcTCTGCCATcagctgctctgtgctgacaccgaGAACCCAGTCGCCCGCTGCCCCCCCATGGAGCTCTCTGGAGCTCAGGCCCTGAGGGTTTCTTGGCCTGACCTTTGCTCTCTGTTGTATTTCCTGCAGTGGCCAGGGGAGCGGCAGCTACCCCTCCAGTCCCGGGACTTGTCTCTGCGGCcagccttcccagcctccccagctCTGGGGGCGAGTGCCGGCCATGCCGGCCATAAACCCGAGAGTGTCCAAGCTGTCCCCAGACCGCTGGGCGCAGGCCAGAGGGTGCCAAGCCTGCCAGGCCCAggccgggggttggggggaagtgATCTGGGGCCCCGAAGCCCTCAGCGCTGCCTCTTTCAGGGCTTCGTACCTGGGGGGAAAGGAGCGGGAGCTGGGAAAGGTGGGCGTGGAGGCCTAGAAGTGGGCTTGCAGGCAGGGTGGCTCGGCCTCTGGTTCTGTTTGGAACTTGGCTGATGTGGGGTGACCGTGGCGGGAGAGAACTGCCCGGGGGCAGAGGCCAAGGTGGAGGCCAGGCCGAGCAGCCTAGCGCCTGACAGCCATTCCCAGGGGTGTGAAGTCCCTTCTCACAAAGGGCCAcgtatgggcgcctgggtggctcagtcagttaagcagccgactcttgatttcggctcaggtcacggtctcaagGTACAGTAGTgagctaggtgtggagcctgcctaagattcattctctctctctttccctctgtctgaaaaaaagcaaaaaaaacccaaaacacaaagaCAAAGGGCCATTTCTATACCAGGGcctctccagaaacctatagtcCAGAAGAGGTTCCCACCAGGAGGAGGGACAGGACTAGGGGGCAAGTCTTCATAGGGTGAATGACCAAAGCCACAGGCCACTCCTTGAGACACAACGGCCCCAGGGCCCTGGAGTCTTGGGAGGCaaaggatggggaggaaggagccagagCGGGGGACGGggcagtgtggggggggggtgggcatctTCTGGgtggagccctgtgccaggcatgtTCTCCACACACCTCTGAAGTAGGTGCTGATATCCCCGTTTTAGAAACAGACCGTCgctaagagagagaaagtgacttgcccagagtcacacatgGTAGCAGAGCCTGGGGTTCAAAAGCAGTTCCACAGGGCTCGAGAAGCCCTTCTCCACCTCGGCTCTCAGTGGGACCATAGACTGTGGGAACCAGACTGGAAGACTGAGGCCGGGAACGGAGAAGCCACAAGGACAGTGGCAGGGTGGTTGTGGGCAGTCAGCGCGTTGCCTGGGCACGGTTTCAGGAGCCTCCCCAGGCAGTTGCTCTATGCCCAGGGCTCCGAGCTGCAGCAGGACTGGCTAAACCAGAGGCGGGGCAGGGGCACCAGCCCTTCGCCCCAGCGccacagggagggcaggaggataAGAAAAACAGGAGGAGGTGTCTCAGCTGATTGAcaccttctccccgcccccaatCTCCCGCCTGCCCCAGGTGACCTTTTCCCCAGATCCCAGGGTCCAGGCCCACCCCTGCGGGGAGGTGTGGAGAACAGAGACAGCTGGGATTGGTCAGAGCCAGCAGGGGCGTGTCCCGGGCTCCAACAGCCCCAGCGGCGGAGCAGAGCAGGTGGACTCCCAGGATAGACCAGGGGCCACCCGGCGGCCTGTCTGACCTGGACGTCTGCCCTCCAGACATGGCCCCAGGCCCCCTTGATCCCCAGCCGGGCGGCCCTGCGGGGGTGCAGACAGCGTAAGCTCCGCCACCCCAGGGCCTGTGCCCATGTCCCTGCCCGGGGCGCAACGGGCCTCAGGAACAGAGGCCAGGGAGACGGTTGCCCCCGCTGTGGACCTGGTGCTAGGCGCCTCGGCCTGTTGCCTGGCCTGTGTCTTCACTAACCCTCTAGAGGTGGTGAAGACGCGGCTGCAGCTGCAGGGGGAGCTGCGGGCCCGGGGCACCTACCCGCGGCCCTACAGGGGCTTTTTTGCCTCGGTGGCCGCAGTGATCCGTGCAGATGGGCTGTGTGGCCTGCAGAAGGGGCTGGCCGCCGGCCTCCTTTACCAGGGCCTCATGAATGGCGTCCGCTTCTACTGCT comes from the Acinonyx jubatus isolate Ajub_Pintada_27869175 chromosome C1, VMU_Ajub_asm_v1.0, whole genome shotgun sequence genome and includes:
- the PLEKHM2 gene encoding pleckstrin homology domain-containing family M member 2 isoform X2, coding for MSLAGGGGLSGSPRSVGGSAGPGRRGWRGSGSLGRAGRPGSVGRQGQGGGPKVCGDPGVPGVKGLPRTLARGAVSRQGLGRGGPGSAGVPGDPGRRGCGPGDGDAGSGGSLGAGAPARPPALAPPRLTSVPAAAAAAAVAAAAAAHSPRPLPRRPRSGAAWPRRSEGPGEARAGRRAPGPAAGTTEPPHGRRQRLAAAPGPRRGKRRRRGGGGGGSGGGGAMEPREVKDRILENISLSVKKLQSYFAACEDETPAIRNHDKVLQRLCEHLDHALLYGLQDLSSGYWVLVVHFTRREAIKQIEVLQHVATNLGRSRAWLYLALNENSLESYLRLFQENLGLLHKYYVKNALVCSHDHLTLFLTLVSGLEFIRFDLDLDAPYLDLAPYMPDYYKPQYLLDFEDRLPSSVQGSDSLSLNSFNSVTSTNLEWDDSAIAPSSEDGDLTDTVSGPRSTASDPTSSKASTKSPTQRHNPFSEDQAETVSSSDTTPVHTTSQEKGESRTLDLPDACTELEVIRVTKKKKTGKKKKTRSDEEASPLHPSSSQDSCARRGDGDSLVSSPGLGRASPDATFTSPQEEGEGPSGTAESGELPEPGQMGLLIPEMKDTSMERLGQPLSKVIDQLNGQLDPSAWRSHVQSPDQSFRTGSPGDAPEKPPFCDFSEGLPAPMDFYRFTVESPSALTSSGSNHDPAGPGQPLHVPGGPATAGQEEGGGRREGQAPGPLEDTPGEAREPETRRLETQLPPAGDGPVPEAEPGTHEALCQLKRDQPSPCLSSAEDSGVDEGQGSPSEMTHSAEFRVDNNHLLLLMIHVFRENEEQLFKMIRMSTGHMEGTLQLLYVLLTDCYVYLLRKGAAEKPYLVEEAVSYNELDYVSVGLDQQTVKLVCTNRRKQFLLDTADVALAEFFLASLKSAMIKGCREPPYPSILTDATMEKLALAKFVAQESKCEATAVTVRFYGLVHWEDPLDESLGPVPCHCSPPEGAITKEGMLHYKAGTSYLGKEHWKTCFVVLSNGILYQYPDRTDVTPLLSVNMGGEQCGGCRRANTTDRPHAFQVILADRPCLELSADSEAEMAGWMQQLCQAVSKGVIPQGVTPSPCIPCCLVITDDRLFTCHEDCQTSFFRSLGTARLADISAVSTEPGKEYCVLEFSQDSQQALPPWVIYLSCTSELDRFLSALSSGWKTIYQVDLPHKATQEASSKKFEDALSLIHSAWQRSDSLCRGRASRDPWC
- the PLEKHM2 gene encoding pleckstrin homology domain-containing family M member 2 isoform X1 encodes the protein MSLAGGGGLSGSPRSVGGSAGPGRRGWRGSGSLGRAGRPGSVGRQGQGGGPKVCGDPGVPGVKGLPRTLARGAVSRQGLGRGGPGSAGVPGDPGRRGCGPGDGDAGSGGSLGAGAPARPPALAPPRLTSVPAAAAAAAVAAAAAAHSPRPLPRRPRSGAAWPRRSEGPGEARAGRRAPGPAAGTTEPPHGRRQRLAAAPGPRRGKRRRRGGGGGGSGGGGAMEPREVKDRILENISLSVKKLQSYFAACEDETPAIRNHDKVLQRLCEHLDHALLYGLQDLSSGYWVLVVHFTRREAIKQIEVLQHVATNLGRSRAWLYLALNENSLESYLRLFQENLGLLHKYYVKNALVCSHDHLTLFLTLVSGLEFIRFDLDLDAPYLDLAPYMPDYYKPQYLLDFEDRLPSSVQGSDSLSLNSFNSVTSTNLEWDDSAIAPSSEDYDFGDVFPAVPSVPSTDWEDGDLTDTVSGPRSTASDPTSSKASTKSPTQRHNPFSEDQAETVSSSDTTPVHTTSQEKGESRTLDLPDACTELEVIRVTKKKKTGKKKKTRSDEEASPLHPSSSQDSCARRGDGDSLVSSPGLGRASPDATFTSPQEEGEGPSGTAESGELPEPGQMGLLIPEMKDTSMERLGQPLSKVIDQLNGQLDPSAWRSHVQSPDQSFRTGSPGDAPEKPPFCDFSEGLPAPMDFYRFTVESPSALTSSGSNHDPAGPGQPLHVPGGPATAGQEEGGGRREGQAPGPLEDTPGEAREPETRRLETQLPPAGDGPVPEAEPGTHEALCQLKRDQPSPCLSSAEDSGVDEGQGSPSEMTHSAEFRVDNNHLLLLMIHVFRENEEQLFKMIRMSTGHMEGTLQLLYVLLTDCYVYLLRKGAAEKPYLVEEAVSYNELDYVSVGLDQQTVKLVCTNRRKQFLLDTADVALAEFFLASLKSAMIKGCREPPYPSILTDATMEKLALAKFVAQESKCEATAVTVRFYGLVHWEDPLDESLGPVPCHCSPPEGAITKEGMLHYKAGTSYLGKEHWKTCFVVLSNGILYQYPDRTDVTPLLSVNMGGEQCGGCRRANTTDRPHAFQVILADRPCLELSADSEAEMAGWMQQLCQAVSKGVIPQGVTPSPCIPCCLVITDDRLFTCHEDCQTSFFRSLGTARLADISAVSTEPGKEYCVLEFSQDSQQALPPWVIYLSCTSELDRFLSALSSGWKTIYQVDLPHKATQEASSKKFEDALSLIHSAWQRSDSLCRGRASRDPWC